Genomic segment of Arachis hypogaea cultivar Tifrunner chromosome 16, arahy.Tifrunner.gnm2.J5K5, whole genome shotgun sequence:
AGTCCCGTACTGCAAATCCAAAACACAATTCAAAGGAGACCCAAGTTGGGGATGAAGTGAACGATGAGAACTCCTCTGGCACTGAAGTTCATAATGCTTATGTTACGCAATCATCTCTGCAGCTTGGGCAAGAGGAATCCCAACTCGCCTCCGCAGCAATTTCACCAGATGAGATGTACAGCTTTGTCTTTTCTCCCATTGATGAAGAGATGGTTGGAGACCCTTCTTACTTGGTTGCCATCATTATTGAATTCCTTCACAGGTATGCTATCACTCAATAGTCTAGAAGCTGTTTTACAGTTTTAGCTCCAAAAAGCTTACCATAGATTTTCCACTTTCTGTGTACAACAGAGAATATTAATTTTGCCTATTTAAAAAGATGTTGAAGTCTGCAACTTAAATTCCTTAACTACATAACGCAATTGCACATTCGCATCATTTTGCCATAGGTTATGTGCAATACtgctagtattttttttttatttttggaccaGATCCTCAATGTTCTCTATTAATTATTACAGTGCAAATGTGGAAAAGATTCGAGCACTCCCAAATCTGTATGTATTGATAATTCAATTGCTGGTCCGCAATGAACGATATGCAGAACTTGGGTTGTTTGTCATAAACAAGGTTACTGAAATTTCTCTATTATTATTTTGGAGGTGCAAGGCCTTTATACTaaattattgttaagttttattttgaaacTAGACTGTCTTTGTAACAGATTTTGGAGCCCTCTAAGGAAGTTGCACTACAGCTCCTAGAGTCTGGTCGTCAGAATACGCAAACTAGGAAGCTTGGACTGGACATGCTGAGACAGCTTGGTCTACATCATGATTATGTGATGCTGCTACTGCAAGATGGATACCACATGGAAGCATTACGATATGCACGGAAATTCAAGGTAATTATCGACTATGCTGGTGTTATTGCTTGCAAAAACTCCATCATTCACTGCATAGTAACTTAACTGGTAATTGTTTATAATCCAAATTGAGCAATGTTTTTGGCATTATGGTTGGGGAGATTGTGTTACTGGTAGTTAGTAGTTACTTCAGAGATGAGCAACGTGGTTATTGATTCATGAAATTGTCAAAGATGAAAAGCAACTGTTTTAAAGAGAAAGTATTAGAGCTAGTATTTACAGACAGACCAATGACTAATAAATGTATAGGGAAAAACAAGAAATGGTCATTGGGTCTTGGTTAATGATTTTTCGCCCTCTAAAATTGCAAAACTCTGAAGTAAACCAATGTTGGAATTATTTTCAGGTGGATAGCATCCGGCCGGCATTGTTCTTGGAAGCAGCATTTGTTTCCAATGACAGTCAACGTCTTGCTGCAGTTCTAAGGTTCTTTATAGATTTCCTTCCTGGCTTCAAGAACACCTTAGACCATAATAGATACCTCCGCATACTGAATGAGATGAACACATCCATGACTGCTTGAGAAGTCTttatagaaactaataaaaactgTATCTTAGGGAAAATTTTGGGCCGTATTCTCATTTGGTACCTTTTTCAAGTATGGGGTTATCTCGTTAAAGTTGATGTTGATATCTACAAGATATGTGATGGATTCTAGCAATAGATTCATGTTGTATGTTAAGCTGCGTTTGCAAGAAAAACTGAGATTGAGAAATAGATACTAAGAGACAAATACTAAATTTAGTCCGTGTTTGGTGTAAAATGTACACGAATGAGTTATGTCTAAGTTTCATGattagtttaagataaatatagatATTGAGGggtaaatttgaaatttgaaaagttaaataagagtatttttgaaaagaaatattaaaatttcagtttctgttcCTAGAAATTTTAGTTTCAGTCTCTAATGACCAAACACTATACTCAGTCTTTAGTTTCAATCCCTGGAAACAAATGTAGTCTTAATGTCTCAAAGAGGACCAATTTTGATTTAAATGAAGtactctcttttcttttattcttttattttttgtctcaTGAAATTTCAGATTGGTTCGGCTTGGGCCTAATgcaattttgttaaaatttgtaattCTTTGTAGGGATGATATGTGGTGGGTATGTGGGAGAtgtatgaaaatttgatttgattttttatattttctttaactCAACTCGATTCCGTATAAAATTTATATcaatgtaaaaataaaaagttatattaatGCATTTTGATAATTTGAGAGTAGttgattatttttcttaattaaaaaatctCTTAATAGTCTGTTATATTAatttatcacaaaaaaaaaaaaaacgaaatgtATAGTATAGATTGAATTATGTTTTCTTTAATATTGTGtggatattaaaatattttttaataaatattatattcaaatatgaaaattgaaaaagtaCTACCCAAAAGTTTCACAGCTTATAGTGCTAAACAATACGATGGCAGGTGGACAAAAAATAATATGCATTAATGTAGCAGCAACTGATTAAATGAAAAAGTAGCTCAAATTTTATATTCTAGCTTTTGTTATGTTGTAAATTGAAACCTCCCAGAAAAGAAGGAATAATTAATCATAAGTtcatatcattattattttattattacattATCTTATATATAAAGTGGCATGCATGATGAAGCATATTATTATAGGTAAAAGAATAACGTACGTATGAGCAACGACAGAGAATATGTCCTGATGTCCATAGCAAAACAAGCACATTAAGCCAAACCAACTGGGATTCTTCATGCGCAAGGTCTTGAAATAtgagttaattaaataaataattgttgaGACTGTACTATTCGTTAAAAGTTGTtgctaattttgttttttaatttgattttttacaGTGTTTAATttttggtggaaactcaggtacagtcgacttcacgtgaaattgataactaaatttttatctaacggctctcagctatcaacttcacgtgaagtcaactacacctgagttttcacctttatttttttaggttattTTTAAGTGATACTATCATACTAATGtctgtataattttttaataaagaggGGGTATAATGGAATTATTGAAccgcaaggaatggaaattattttaatttattatttgaatgaTAAATATAATGTCCCTACAATCAAATTGAAGAGGCAGAAGCAAGATTCTTTTTGTTATGCATGCATGGCATATATTTATCATTTTATCCAGACATTTAACATCAATAAAGTGTCACTAATGCAtttaaaagtgtggctgaatgtaTTTAACCacattttttgttgaaaaatgaaaACATAAACGCATGTAATGTATATATGAGATAAGCACTACAATAAAAAGGTTTCTGCTGAACCCATGAATTGGTTGGCAACAAACTATATAACAATAATCCTTTTGATAGATTTTCAGGTGTAATTTGgatatatgaaattatgaattaataatattatgaGTTTAATTAATCATGCATGCCACATATTAATTTGTTCTatgctaaattttgaatttattgttgatAGGAATAGGATTTAGACAATTGCATGCATGCACTCTGCGTACATGTCTGGCTATAATTTGTTGATCAGACAAGACTTTAATTTCTGTCCGTTTCTCATGCCATTGTTTTCGTCATCATGGGAAGCTAAATACTAAAATGACAGTTCACTTAATATGTCACAATCATTAAATCCTAAGTTTATTACTTaattaaatatgaaaaaattgtttaaataaacaaattaaatcagCCAAGCGCAACTCTCTTCAAAAtgagacacaaaataagaaagaaacaaATTCCAATAGAGACCATATACGTGAtctaaaataaaagagagaatacAAAGTggaacattttttaaatttaaaaatagtggATATAACAAGATTTCATGATCAACCTCTTACCCACAGAAAGATGAAATCATATATGATTAGTCGGAAGTTTTCGACTGACGGATATCCGAAATTTTTTTCCTATTGATCTAAAAAATAATAGACTGTAATAGTAATACTTACAACTAtagtaatatattatttttcagaaaattccatttgttaattaaaataaagatgggACAAAAAATCACATTATATTGCATTTCCacgtatttaattataattaagtaGAAACTTAACTacaattaattttatatgaagttgataattgagagtcgaTAGATGATTTgacatatttgactaaattatcacgTCTAACAACTCTCAACTAtaacttcatataaaaataattacatatatGTGAGTTTTCACCTTATAATTAaggcttttttcttttattgtgataATCAATTTCATGAAACAGTAAtattaggaaaataaaaaaataatcaaaatttattttgtttaatattatttaattattgttccaacaattaacaataattaataaatactaaataaaataaattctaactatttttaatttttttcttttgttatcaaatatttctgATCATAAAATTAGTTCTTTTGGTATATTAATTAGCATTGCCCCCTTAGTTTGATATTTAAGTTAGGTCGATTGGTAATAATTTGCAAGAAGAAAAGTGACAAGAAAGTCAAAATCAAACTAGAACAAACTAAAGGTGTGGGGATTTCCAGTCTTTTCAGGCCAAACACAACTTTTATCATTAcattattatcatttattttgaataaaaatgaaaCATATATAGGCAAAGCATCCAATACAAAAAAGaatatattttcttttgcaatttgcaTAGAATGATTGATTGGTTGGTTGGTACGTGGAGGATGACCCCTCCTCAAAACTAGGTTTTACATTAAAGCACCTATTCAAacgaaaatattaaaatattttcttataaaaaatacttgtattaaaagtgtgatttatttatttaattatatttaaaaaaataatttataatatattaaaatcaaagtttataatttattatctaataataaaaaaaatatcttcgtataaagataattataaaatcttttatccaccttatattaatatatataaatattcattccattttactttcaataattatatataatctaTCGTTCGTTAACTAATTAGAAGGTGCAACTAATCAACtttaaaatagaaaattcatTATATTATTTGTGGGTTAGATTTCAACACTAAGTGCTGATGACAATTTGATGGGGGTTTAATAAAGAAAGGTCTTCTCACCATTACTTCGATATCCATCGCATAAGTTGGAATATTTCATTAtatcaaaaagtaaataaaataaaaaagttgcaaAACAAATAAGGAAGACGGAAATGTgttgtaaacaaaaaaaattagctaaaaatagtaataatttgccttatttagcatttattaattgttgtaataattaatgaatattaaataaaataagttcaaactttttttttgagaaaattcTACTCCCCTCCCCTGcgagatgttaaaatgacactctcttcccctctattttataaatgtacatttcccttccttctaacttttaaaaaacctcctccttaatctattttaaattttttgtgttaactaatattaactttatccattttttaagaaaaaataaattattttttgaaaaaaatacccattagcaaaaattttattttttatcattaaattttacttaccaaaataccctttaataaattatttttttattgattaaattatatttttattaaaatacttttaaaaaaattaataattaaattatttttttctaaaatacctacccttcaataattttttaattattaaattgtgattttaccaaaatttttgttaacaattatttttatattttattattaatttttttatatcaatatatattattttaatattaaataaaaaatcttaccactgcTATTATATATAAcaactaatatatattgatattgaaaaataatcttactaaaattttttatttaatgttaaaataatatatatagatatcaaaaattaataataaaatataaaaaaattgttaacaaaaattttggtaaaattataatttaataattaaaaaattatttaagggtattttagaaaaaaaataatataattattaaatttttaaaaaaatacaatttaatcaataaaagaataatttattaaaggatattttgataagcaaaatttaataataaaaaataaaatttttgttaatgggtatttttttaaaaaataatttatattttcttaaaaaataaataaagttgacattagttaacacaaaaaatttaaaatggattaaagagaaagttttttaaaagttaaaagagaagagaatatacctTTATAAACgaaaaatatcattttagtaTCTCCCAAAAAatggaaataaaatttttttttttttttatctttctaacATTATCGGAATGAAGATATCATTCCACTTTGCTTTCACCATTAAATACTATTATATTCCATATATATTATCAAATTTTGGGATAATATACATGTAGTGCTACTATTACTATAGTTCAAAAGTAATTGTAAAAATGGTTATGCAACTATCATTTCATTCATAATTATTAGTGATTATGTACATTTCATTATCATTATTCTTTGATCAGACGCAAAGTATATCCCTAATTGTTAGTTGTACTATTGCATCTTCATAATTAAGGGAGAGGCCGGGCAATCCACATATATAAATAGTATATTAGTACTATAGTGGCCCGTTTCGTATCATGAATATCTCGCTGTGATTATTTGTCTTCTTCTAGTTTCAGTACATTTCCTAAAATAATTGATCCAACCAATATACGAGAGCTTAAGTTAGGTGATATCaatatgacaaaataaaattgcaatATGTTGTATGTaggacttatatatatatatatatatgatccgTTACCAAAACTAACATAACAGCTCGTCCGCAAATCTTTCTAACCGCACTATCACAAATTCTAACCACCAAAGCACTAAATGAAGACTCCGTCAAAATAGTAGCAAAGATACGAATAACAAATAACAAACCTCACAACAAATCAATATATATACTAGCAATCTACTAAGCTAGAGGTATGCAACATATTCAGTTTTACTCTGAATTATTTTACACTcttacttgagcgttggagttcCTTTGTAGGTTCCCAACACCGCCTCCCCAGTAAGCAGACGACGTTCCACCCTCCTGCTCAAGGAAAGCTGGTCTGAGCTCCAGTAGGACAAGCTATACCTCGGAGCGTCCAGATCCACgcaggaacatttggcgcccaccgtggagCCCACCGTGGAACCCACGATTTTTCTAACCCCACAGCCCTTTACTCTATATATCTTTCTACTCTTTTTTGCAGGTCACGACGCATGGCGGACGAACACAGTCACGCTCCTTCGAGTACCAATCAAGCCGAAATTCTGGCAATCAATGAGGCCCTCAGGGCCGAAAACCAGAGAATGGCCGAACTCTTGCGCCAGATGGAGCATGACCGTAGCAAAGGAGGAGAGCATAAGAACGCCGAAAACGAAGGACAACAACGATGAACATACATCGGAAACTAAACACACAATCCCCAAAACCGCAAAAACAATCACCAAAAGAACCAACTCCTTTACAAAGGAGGTCATGAGCTTCGAAATGCCCAAAAATTTCACCCTACCATCGACTCTAAAACCCTACCAAGGAATAGGAGACCCAAACGTCCATGTCACTAAATTCCATGCCATGATGTTTATGAACAAAGAATCTAACCCGATTTTATGCCGCACTTTCCCAACCTTTCTAGATGGAGCCACCTTAATTTGGTTCTCCAACCTCCCTGAAGgctccatctcaaactttgatgAGCTGGCCGACCAGTTTGTCAATCATTTCGCCGCGTCCAAAATATACGTGCACAACTCTGATTATCTTAGCACCATCAAGCAAGGGCCGAACGAAAGCCTGAAAGACTACATGACCAGGTTCGCAGAAGCGACCAATGAAATACCCAACCTAAACCCTAAAGTCCATCTCTACGCCTTAAAAAGCGGTCTCCGCCCAGGGAAGTTCCAAGAGTCCATAGTCATAGCAAAGCCGAAGACTCTGGCCAAGTTCCGGGAAAAAGCTACAACACAGATCGAAATCGAAGAGTTTCGAGCACTGCGAAGAGCGGAGAAACCTACCTCAAACAGAGAGGAGGAAAGACGAAACAGGCAATCAAATAGCAGAACAAACCAGAGATCGTTCAGACTAACACCAAAGTTTCACAGTTACACCCCCTTAATACAAAAAGGGAGGACATTATAAAAGACATACTGCACTCAAAACTTATCAAACTCCCAAACAGGGCCGGCACATATCAAGACCAACGATACGTAGACAAATCCAAGTACTGCGCTTTCCACCAGAAGTATGGCCACACCATGGACGACTGCGTAATAGCAAAAGATGACCTCGAGAAACTGGTCCGCCAAGGACTATTAGACAAGTATATCGACATCTGCGGATGGAAGCGGAACACAGAGGACCTCGGCCAGCAATCCAAAACAACTGACAATTCCCGAGATAAAGGGAAAAAGGTAGACAATGATATCAATCCACCTCgcagaataataaattgcatttCTGGTGGCTTTGCAGGTGGCGGATGCACAAACTCGGCAAGGAAAAGATCATACCGAGCTATGATGACTATGACAGAGTCAACCTCATCCCAACCCATCAACAAGGACAAACCAGAAATTTCATTCATCCCTAAAGACTATAAGGCGACCGATCGGAACCTGGACAACCCCGTCGTCATTACAGCACAGGTCGGGGGAGCCACTGGTAAAAAAGATCCTGATGGACCCAGGGAGCAGTGCGGACGTGCTGTTCTATTCAACATTCCAAAAAATGAAACTGAGCGACAAGATCCTCCAACCCTCATCCGGAGAACTGGTAGGTTTCTCGGGTAAGCGAGTTTCCATATGAGGTTACGTCTGGTTACAAACCACTTTTAGAGACTATCCTAACTACAAAACCTTAGAAATACAATATCTCAT
This window contains:
- the LOC112756547 gene encoding uncharacterized protein — translated: MMFMNKESNPILCRTFPTFLDGATLIWFSNLPEGSISNFDELADQFVNHFAASKIYVHNSDYLSTIKQGPNESLKDYMTRFAEATNEIPNLNPKVHLYALKSGLRPGKFQESIVIAKPKTLAKFREKATTQIEIEEFRALRRAEKPTSNREEERRNRAGTYQDQRYVDKSKYCAFHQKYGHTMDDCVIAKDDLEKLVRQGLLDKYIDICGWKRNTEDLGQQSKTTDNSRDKGKKVDNDINPPRRIINCISGGFAGGGCTNSARKRSYRAMMTMTESTSSQPINKDKPEISFIPKDYKATDRNLDNPVVITAQVGGATGKKDPDGPREQCGRAVLFNIPKNETERQDPPTLIRRTGRPSLNAFNAIVSTVHLCVKFLSQDNKVVTIHGDQKEARKCYNASLKNE